In Lemur catta isolate mLemCat1 chromosome 1, mLemCat1.pri, whole genome shotgun sequence, one DNA window encodes the following:
- the LOC123630766 gene encoding trefoil factor 3-like gives MEARALCLLVLVLAWVPAGADEQYLGLSANQCVVPAKDRVDCGYPEVTQEQCNSRGCCFDSSIPEVPWCFKPLQETECTF, from the exons ATGGAGGCCAGAGCCCTCTGCctgctggtgctggtgctggCCTGGGTGCCCGCCGGTGCGGACGAGCAGTACCTCGGGCTGT CGGCAAACCAGTGTGTCGTGCCGGCCAAGGACAGGGTGGACTGCGGCTACCCCGAGGTCACCCAGGAGCAGTGCAACAGCAGGGGCTGCTGCTTCGACTCCAGCATCCCGGAGGTGCCCTGGTGCTTCAAGCCTTTGCAGGAAACAG AATGCACGTTCTGA